In Papaver somniferum cultivar HN1 chromosome 9, ASM357369v1, whole genome shotgun sequence, the genomic stretch caactgcagctgcaaccaaACCAGTAACCTCAATCACCACCTGCAAATCTCTACACTTCAGTTCATGTCACACTGCAATGAGTAGCAGCATCAGATTCCTCTTAATCCACATTAACAGTATCTTCTCCTTCTTCGATTGACCTgacattgaatcacacacacagaaCTTCAATGTCTTCCATTCAATCCCAACGGTATCCACCAAATCAACAGTACCCAGTTCTTCATTTACTGCTCAGCTTCTCAATCCAAACCATAACTTCATATTCTTTCAATCCATCTCCAattcgaacaatcaacaccagcagaatcattcaaaaccagcaccaagaacccaatttcagttcgaattcaaccctagtcttcgattatcgaaaccatcactgccaaacaccatcaatactttcttcacaaactgaACCTTAATCTACTTTGCTTCTTAATTTCTATCAAACCCTTTTTCTCGAATTCCCATGTTCAATCAATTTCAGAACCATCATCAATTTCTTCCTACAAATCTTttcagtgaaaccctaatttaattccAAATCCTCTCTTCACTAATttgagcagaagaaagaaaacggaaggagaagaaaacaaagaagaagaagataagaagaagaagaatgaatgagatcgaacacatgactgacacacacgtgtgaaggacatttcagtaatcttaccacatgtatgagatctccctatatgatattttggcgagatattgacaagccaacgcgataaattgaccgaaatggttaaagtggatggaatgcatttaacttgcctagttttgcaagaaataaaaaaaatggcctagaaatgaaagtgaggatCCAGACCAAGCCTACTTGTAATCCAAATATTTACTTGAAACAATCAAAGCAAGATTATATTCAGTGGGGCAAATAATACCAAAAAACTGGTGGTAAGTAGTTTAGTTTGTGTTACTCGCATGTAATTCTTTGATATAATTATACGATTATTGCACATCAAATTTTCTTCCTGACAAGGGTTCTTTTGTGGAAGCATGACAAATGTAGCATGTTCTTTATATATATCGTAGCCTTTTAACATATGTTATGCATGACAAATTTACGTAACTGTGGACCTGCTTAAATGCTTATTTTATATCAATCTAGTGAAAACTTTAGATACTAGGATTACCAACTAGAGAAGGTGACCAAGAAGAAGAGATTCAATATTATGGCAATCTACCTAATCAAATCAAGTACAAAAACATAAGATTCATAATAAAGTAACTAAAATCTAACAGGAattcatggttttattttgttaACCATAAGCTTGTTGGTTGAAACTGTCACCAAATTGCGCTAAAATGAATCTACTGAGTCATTGAAAAGTTCTATACCTGCTTCAAATACTCAAGTCTCAATTTCAATGTTTCACTTACTAAACCTATTGGTGGATCTGGTTGGGGTGAATTTAACCCTAACACCATCAGCTTAGGTATGTGAACAATTGAAATTGCAATCAAATTTAACACAATTACAGTTTGATAATTACAAAAACTAACAACAACAACGagaaattatgtaaaatctgCTAGACATACCTCATCTTATGTGTTTCTCTAGATTCTTCTTCTGCTCGCCGTTGTTGATGAGAGAAACGAAGGGGAAAGATCGATAACATCATCGCTGTATCATTGCTTGCTTCAGTAATTTGTTGCTGAGACttaattttgaattttgttttgttCAGAGATCTCCATTGACAGTGAAAAGGCGGGAGGGGAAGACTAAAAAAATGATGATACAGAGACTGATTTTCGCGAGTTCGAGAAGGAGAGCCTTCGCATTTATGGGCGGTCATCCTCTCCTCTTTGTATTGGTGTAAAGGAGGTGTAAGAATAGTCAGGCGGCAAAAATATTTTCCAGCCACTCGACTCCGGGAAGGTATTCTCCGATCATGTTATTGCCGTACTGTGGCAACTATATTTGTGGTTTATTGAATGCTTCTTAGGAGTCTAATGTGTGAAAACTAatttttttgttggaagaaagaacaaaatttcttcacaaattcaTCCGACCAAGCATGATGAATGGATTTAAGCACAAAGTTCAATTACATTTTTAACACAACTAAATAGCTGAGATCAGTGTTGTAAAACTCACTGAAGAATTTATATGACAAAACAATGTTTCTTCACTTCCCAAAAAGAGTACTAATTCTTTGGGAACTGCTGGATTTATGCTACTTACAGTTCTGCTTTCGAATTCCACTACATTCTCTGAAGAAGTGGGAAGATAGAACTCGAGAACCAAGGGAGTGGTTTTATTCTTCGAGTTCAATGATTTTCACCACAGAAGAATCGCCAACTTTCTGGCAAACAACAACACGATCATGAGATTTTATCACACCTGCTGCTTTCCCGTGTTCCAGTGCAACTTTCAGAACTGTTTCGTTTGAGCCGCTTGTGGAGTCGGCCTGCAGAAATTAGCAGGTGAGTGAAAACATTCTAGTCACGATGAAAAACACCATGTGCGAAGTTAATGTTAGGTACGCGGAACTGAAATAAAGCGAGAAGCAAAATTTTACAGAATACAAAATACTTACTGGATGTCGAGGATCAGCAAGCATGGGGAAAAGATTTCTCACTATCAGTGATTGCCTCGCCTGCTCAAAATGTAGACATGGCATCAGTGAAAATTTCAATTGAACGTAGTGCCCCGGCAAGATAATGGAAATGCCAAAGAAGAAAACAGCATCTTTCTATGCCACTTATTGCATAAGCCTGCACTGTTTATGTTTTGTATATCGGGTTAGGTGTTTGGATATACTCGTAGAATGGGGAACATACCTCAAAAGCACCGGTGAAAGTCCACTTGAGTTGATTAGTTATGAGACGTGGAACAACGACGGATATAACAGGCATTGTTGGCCTATACTTAGCGATCAATCTGTGATAGTATGGTAGAATCAACAAAAAATTCTTGGAAATTAAAATCATTTCTTCACAGATTGTATGAGAAAAACAGCACATACCTTGCAGCCTTCCCAGATGAAGTGAAAACAATAATAACAGAGGCCTTTGTCTTAATTGCTGCACGTACCTGGAAAATGAATCACGATTATAAGCTTAAATTTGACCTTCTAGTGTGTTTCTCAAACTAAAAAGTACATAAACAAGTAAACAACAATCACTAGAAAATGACAGTAGAATCAAAAACTAAGTACCGCTGAGGAAGCAATAGATTCCAAATGTGACATTGGTTCCCCGACATATTTCGAAGTTTTCTTAAAATACAAGTCTTGGTTAAAAACCTTCTCTGCCTGCAGCATATTAAGTAAACAAAGTATTGTCAGAACTATTTTACTCAGAAAATCAGACAGTTGAAGCAAGCAAACATGTATTCCTCAAACTTGGGTGCAAAATGAGTTTTTAGCGATTTCAATAACACCTCTCCTCAGCAAATTAAACAAGCTGAAAAAGGCTTACCTCTGCACAAATTCTACGAACAGTGGAAATGGTTTCAATAGGGTACAATCCTCTAAGTGTCTCAGCACCCAGAAGAATCGCGTCGGTACCTAAGCCAATTCAAAAGAGAGAAACAAAGTTAGGTCCAACTGGTGTCAAGCACTTCAAATTACATCAGAACTTTGAAAACCTCAATAGATTGCAATATGCTGTGCTGGTATCTTGAGTTTGAAAATCGTACCATCTAATACAGCATTAGCCACATCAGTTGCTTCGGCACGTGTTGGTCTGAGGTTGTCTGTCATACTGTCGACAACACGAGTTACTACTGCAGGCTTACCAGCCATGTTACACTTGTAAAGGGCTGCCTTTTGAAATAAGAACACCTGCAAAAACCAAGACTAGTATGATTATGCCGAAAACTAGACTATATAAAGTAAACAGAAAATCTTGTCACTCGAGCTATGTATAAGCTATAATGGTGTCCTGTATGCTTAGGATAGCGTAGGTCACGCAGAGCTTATTCAGATAACATTTCATACTCTTTAGTTAAGACTCTCACCTTTTCTGGAGGAAGATCTATGCCTAGATTTCCACGAGAAAGGATAATGCCATCTGCTTCTTCTAGGATCTCGTCGAAATGAGTTAAACCCTGAAAGTAATTTCCATAAACAAACAATTGTAAATATCTATCTGATATGAATCCTTGAAACTAAAAATCATGGCTGTCAAACCAAGAACAAATGGATTTTTAAGAAAATCAATCTCCTAAGCAACTCACTTCTATGTTCTCAATCTTAGCGAAAATCTGAGTCTGACTAAGTTGACCCAGGGTAGACAGGAACTCACGAGCCTACGATAAAATAAGATAAACATGTTAGATACACACAGTAGATCAAAATTGTGCTTGAAATGGGTTAACACTTCAATTGTCAACCATAGCTAGAGACTGATGAACCATGTTACACGGTATCAGTAACAAGAGAAATCAATTAGTTAAAGTTCTTACTTGGCGAACATCCTCTGCATGCCGGGTATATGATAGGGAGAGAAAGTCAATTTCGTTTCTGACACCCCAGGTGCTTATCAcctaaaagaaggaaaaacttattATAAGCAAAAGAGCACAAAAACGTATAAGAACATAAAGACTTCTGCAATTATTGAGAAGT encodes the following:
- the LOC113310790 gene encoding pyruvate kinase 1, cytosolic-like, whose translation is MHVTNLLLEEPIRMASILEPPKNNLSAMTKIVGTLGPKSRSVDVISGCLKAGMSVARFDFSWGDAEYHQETLENLKTSVKSTKKLCAVMLDTVGPELQVMNKSEKSIALKAESLVVLTPDQDKEATSDLLPINYDGLAKAVKKGDTIFLGQYLFTGSETTSVWLEVSEVKEVDVVCTVKNAAVLSGSLFTLHVSQIHIDLPTLTEKDKEVISTWGVRNEIDFLSLSYTRHAEDVRQAREFLSTLGQLSQTQIFAKIENIEGLTHFDEILEEADGIILSRGNLGIDLPPEKVFLFQKAALYKCNMAGKPAVVTRVVDSMTDNLRPTRAEATDVANAVLDGTDAILLGAETLRGLYPIETISTVRRICAEAEKVFNQDLYFKKTSKYVGEPMSHLESIASSAVRAAIKTKASVIIVFTSSGKAARLIAKYRPTMPVISVVVPRLITNQLKWTFTGAFEARQSLIVRNLFPMLADPRHPADSTSGSNETVLKVALEHGKAAGVIKSHDRVVVCQKVGDSSVVKIIELEE